In Brevibacillus brevis, a genomic segment contains:
- a CDS encoding dihydroorotate dehydrogenase electron transfer subunit has product MKSIPMKVTANQQVSERYWHMKVDASELDAEVSPGQFFQLRCGHDLNPLLRRPFSIYRINRRERTLEFLYLVKGAGTKRLTQMKAGEYVDVFGPLGTPFVLQDEWKTILLLARGVGIATLAALAQDAAEKGVQAVAILSARSRNDLLAAETLQGFGAKVLYVTDEEGTSDVSAVRRLLEGLLREDPIQAAFTCGSKRLSKLLQELAATHGIPAQIALEEHMGCAMGVCFACVCDVREGGQLKTVRVCKEGPVFPLEKVVL; this is encoded by the coding sequence ATGAAATCCATTCCGATGAAAGTGACCGCCAACCAGCAGGTAAGCGAACGCTACTGGCACATGAAGGTCGATGCGAGCGAGCTGGACGCCGAGGTCTCGCCAGGGCAGTTCTTCCAGCTGCGCTGCGGGCACGATCTGAATCCTCTCCTGCGGCGGCCGTTCAGCATCTACCGGATCAACAGGCGGGAGCGGACACTGGAGTTTTTGTATTTGGTCAAAGGGGCGGGGACCAAGCGGCTGACACAGATGAAGGCAGGGGAGTACGTGGACGTATTTGGGCCGTTGGGCACGCCCTTTGTGCTGCAAGACGAATGGAAGACGATCCTGCTGCTCGCCCGAGGGGTAGGAATTGCGACTTTGGCTGCCTTGGCCCAGGATGCGGCGGAAAAAGGGGTGCAAGCCGTGGCGATTCTCAGCGCACGATCGCGCAATGACCTGCTGGCGGCCGAAACGCTGCAAGGGTTTGGCGCCAAGGTGCTGTACGTCACGGACGAGGAGGGTACGAGCGACGTTTCTGCAGTGCGTCGCTTGTTGGAAGGATTGCTTCGTGAGGACCCGATCCAGGCTGCCTTCACCTGCGGCTCCAAGCGCCTGTCCAAGCTGCTTCAGGAGCTCGCCGCGACTCACGGCATTCCGGCCCAAATCGCTTTGGAAGAGCACATGGGCTGCGCGATGGGAGTATGCTTTGCCTGCGTCTGCGACGTTCGCGAAGGCGGGCAGCTGAAGACGGTACGGGTATGCAAAGAAGGTCCGGTATTCCCATTGGAAAAGGTGGTGCTATGA
- a CDS encoding CapA family protein — MGSRMTFIATGDSFITRRLPSVSSESFRELAGLIGRAEFRFTNLEVTTHRQEGFPFAFSGGTWAMAQPEVLEDLQEYGFNTVAWANNHTMDYAYGGLEATRRYLNQYGFVHAGVGMNLAEASGPVYLDCPSGRVGLVAATSTFHESWAAGEQRPDMPGRPGVNPLRYETTYVLPQEDLACLERISREIPINASYNLDVKEGFAVAVEEGSVRFGTHRFSAGEAAACRTVPKKADKKRILRSISEARRQADYVVVSIHSHEMEGEDKARAAAFFEEMARACIDGGADAVIGHGPHILRGIEIYRNRPIFYSLGNFIFQNETVSRLPADFYEKYSLGHESNVADAFDTRTDHNKKGLGVNPRVWESVVPLWRIEEGKLTELLLYPIELGYGTPRYSRGWPRLSNQVTILEHVQRLSEPYGTTIELEGHVGRVKVG; from the coding sequence ATGGGAAGCAGGATGACGTTCATTGCGACAGGCGACAGCTTTATTACCCGGCGGTTGCCAAGCGTATCGTCCGAATCGTTTCGGGAGCTCGCTGGCCTGATCGGACGAGCCGAATTCCGATTTACCAACCTGGAAGTGACCACCCACAGGCAGGAGGGCTTCCCGTTTGCCTTTAGCGGAGGCACGTGGGCGATGGCCCAGCCGGAAGTGCTGGAGGATCTGCAGGAGTATGGCTTCAACACCGTGGCGTGGGCGAATAACCACACGATGGATTACGCGTACGGCGGTCTGGAAGCGACGAGAAGGTACCTCAATCAGTACGGCTTCGTCCATGCCGGAGTGGGGATGAATCTCGCAGAGGCCAGCGGGCCCGTGTACCTGGATTGCCCGTCCGGACGCGTAGGTCTTGTGGCCGCGACGTCGACCTTTCACGAGTCGTGGGCGGCGGGGGAACAGCGGCCAGACATGCCGGGACGTCCCGGCGTCAATCCCCTGCGCTACGAAACGACGTACGTGCTGCCGCAGGAAGACCTGGCCTGCCTTGAGCGAATCAGCCGCGAAATTCCGATCAACGCCAGCTACAATCTGGATGTGAAAGAAGGCTTCGCCGTCGCCGTGGAGGAAGGTTCCGTCCGATTCGGCACCCACCGTTTTTCGGCAGGAGAAGCGGCTGCTTGCCGTACCGTACCGAAGAAAGCGGACAAGAAGCGGATCCTGCGCTCGATTTCCGAGGCAAGGCGACAGGCGGACTACGTCGTCGTCAGCATTCACTCCCACGAGATGGAGGGGGAGGACAAGGCGCGTGCCGCAGCGTTCTTCGAGGAAATGGCGCGGGCCTGCATCGATGGCGGAGCCGACGCTGTGATCGGACATGGGCCGCACATTTTGCGCGGGATCGAGATTTACCGAAATCGGCCGATCTTTTACAGTCTGGGCAACTTCATTTTCCAAAACGAGACGGTCAGTCGTCTTCCGGCCGATTTTTACGAAAAATACAGCCTGGGACACGAGTCCAACGTGGCAGATGCCTTCGATACGCGAACCGATCACAACAAGAAGGGGCTGGGAGTGAATCCGCGCGTATGGGAATCGGTCGTACCTCTGTGGCGGATCGAGGAAGGAAAGCTTACGGAACTGCTCCTGTATCCGATTGAGCTCGGTTACGGCACACCGCGCTACAGTAGAGGATGGCCGCGTCTGTCCAATCAGGTGACGATTCTGGAGCATGTGCAGCGACTGAGCGAGCCGTACGGGACCACAATCGAGCTGGAAGGTCATGTCGGAAGAGTGAAGGTCGGCTAA
- the allB gene encoding allantoinase AllB, with protein sequence MVWDHVIRGGKIVTPQEMLEADIYIREGKIAAISKERLPGEAREETDASGCHIFPGFIDVHVHSRDPGATYKEDFAHSTMAAAAGGITTVFEMPNTNPPINNVENLQKQVQNLQQKAHVDYGIWAICLGHLNQSELSALHEAGVIGFKFFWGYAVHGKTFQLLYNYKEGDEDVIPPFEDGEVLDMFREVAKTGQVFAIHAESSDLIQHLTRKVEESGRRDYEALLEGRPNLAEIVTVQTGIAFAKETGARLHILHVSTGEAVDLIRQAQEEGYPITAETCPHYLFLSNEDFATIGPAMKVYPPVKYKKDQERLWKGIEEGVISIVCSDHAPHTEEEKDGDLWSIPAGMCGVETLAPLMLNAASQNRLTLQQVAAVLSENPAKQFGIYPQKGSLQVGTDADLTIVDMERPFTIKREQLHSKSKVTAYDGWTGVGSPIAAIVRGQTVMKDGKIVSGPIGKWISPGKKD encoded by the coding sequence ATGGTATGGGATCACGTCATTCGTGGCGGGAAAATCGTCACACCGCAAGAAATGCTGGAAGCGGACATCTACATCCGGGAAGGCAAAATCGCCGCGATTTCCAAGGAACGCCTGCCGGGAGAAGCAAGGGAAGAGACTGATGCGTCAGGCTGCCACATTTTCCCCGGCTTCATCGATGTGCACGTGCACTCCCGGGACCCCGGGGCGACCTACAAGGAGGACTTTGCCCATTCCACCATGGCCGCTGCAGCGGGGGGCATCACGACCGTCTTTGAAATGCCCAACACGAACCCGCCGATCAACAACGTGGAAAACCTGCAAAAGCAAGTGCAAAACCTGCAGCAGAAGGCGCATGTCGACTACGGGATCTGGGCGATCTGCCTGGGGCATCTCAATCAAAGCGAGCTTTCTGCCTTGCACGAGGCGGGTGTCATCGGCTTCAAGTTTTTCTGGGGGTACGCGGTGCACGGCAAGACGTTCCAGCTCTTGTACAACTACAAGGAAGGGGACGAAGACGTCATTCCTCCGTTTGAAGACGGCGAAGTGCTGGATATGTTTCGCGAGGTGGCAAAGACGGGCCAAGTGTTTGCCATCCACGCGGAAAGCAGCGACCTAATCCAGCACTTGACCCGAAAGGTGGAGGAGAGCGGACGCCGGGACTATGAGGCGCTGCTCGAAGGACGCCCCAATCTGGCAGAGATCGTGACGGTGCAGACCGGCATCGCCTTCGCCAAGGAGACGGGAGCGCGTCTGCACATCCTGCACGTCAGTACAGGGGAAGCTGTTGACTTGATCCGTCAGGCGCAGGAGGAAGGCTACCCGATCACGGCGGAGACCTGCCCGCATTACCTGTTCTTGAGCAACGAGGACTTTGCGACGATCGGGCCTGCGATGAAAGTGTACCCGCCGGTGAAGTACAAAAAGGACCAGGAGCGGCTGTGGAAAGGGATCGAAGAAGGCGTCATCTCCATCGTCTGCTCGGACCACGCGCCCCACACGGAAGAGGAAAAGGACGGCGATCTCTGGTCGATTCCGGCGGGAATGTGCGGCGTGGAGACGCTGGCCCCGCTCATGCTGAATGCGGCTTCGCAAAACAGGCTGACGCTCCAGCAAGTCGCTGCCGTGCTTTCGGAGAATCCGGCCAAACAATTTGGCATCTATCCGCAAAAAGGCTCCCTGCAGGTGGGCACGGACGCCGACTTGACGATCGTCGATATGGAGCGGCCTTTTACCATCAAGCGAGAGCAATTGCACAGCAAGAGCAAAGTGACGGCCTATGACGGCTGGACGGGAGTAGGCAGTCCGATCGCCGCGATCGTGCGGGGACAGACGGTCATGAAAGACGGGAAAATCGTCAGCGGTCCGATCGGCAAATGGATCAGTCCCGGCAAAAAGGATTGA
- a CDS encoding Zn-dependent hydrolase: MNLERLEQTWRELNQIAYSDKGVMRLAYTPQERQAVRRLAAMCEARGMSVRMDASGNLIARREGKEPHLPAVASGSHLDAVFEGGSYDGIIGVVAAFEAICSLDDQGIATKHPIELICFACEESSRFGVSTVGSKAMIGELDIDGVSGLQDRDGKTFREALAECSLNGWPLTEAARSAKDLKVFLEMHIEQGPVLESAGIQVGIVHGIAAPTRLQVRVQGKASHTGTTPMDQRHDAFLAAAEIGLLLEEAALAEKAHGTVGTVGACVVKPGAMNVVPDTAELKIDIRGTDVTSKATVLNKLYAAFRYVEEKRGVKVEWTMLSDEQPVLLSEDVLDSLERSCRSLGISYLKMASGAGHDAMNMARRWPTGLIFVPSKDGVSHHREEYTSWEQIGVGARLLEEEIKKWAVVLDADGRPLNEEEEGSQPNQMGESA, from the coding sequence ATGAATCTGGAACGACTGGAGCAAACGTGGCGGGAATTGAACCAAATTGCCTATTCCGACAAAGGGGTCATGAGGCTTGCCTATACGCCCCAAGAACGTCAGGCGGTCCGCCGGCTGGCGGCGATGTGCGAAGCGAGAGGGATGAGCGTCCGAATGGATGCGAGCGGCAATCTGATCGCCCGCAGGGAAGGGAAGGAGCCCCATCTTCCGGCGGTCGCGAGCGGTTCCCATCTGGATGCGGTATTCGAAGGCGGGTCCTACGACGGCATCATCGGAGTGGTCGCCGCGTTCGAAGCGATCTGCTCGCTGGACGACCAGGGCATTGCCACGAAGCATCCGATCGAGCTGATCTGCTTCGCGTGCGAGGAGTCTTCCCGCTTCGGCGTGTCAACTGTCGGCAGCAAGGCGATGATTGGGGAGCTGGACATAGACGGAGTATCGGGTCTGCAGGATCGGGACGGCAAGACATTTCGCGAGGCGCTGGCGGAATGCTCCTTGAACGGGTGGCCGTTGACTGAAGCTGCCCGCTCGGCGAAAGATCTGAAAGTATTTTTGGAGATGCACATCGAGCAAGGTCCGGTCCTGGAGAGCGCCGGCATCCAGGTAGGGATCGTCCACGGCATCGCGGCACCGACGCGCTTGCAGGTGCGCGTGCAGGGAAAGGCATCGCACACTGGTACGACGCCGATGGACCAGCGGCACGATGCGTTTTTGGCGGCGGCTGAAATCGGCCTGCTGTTGGAGGAAGCGGCTCTCGCGGAGAAGGCACACGGGACGGTCGGCACAGTAGGGGCATGCGTCGTCAAGCCGGGAGCGATGAATGTCGTCCCCGACACCGCCGAGCTCAAGATTGATATTCGCGGTACCGACGTCACTTCCAAGGCGACGGTGCTGAACAAATTGTACGCCGCTTTTCGCTATGTGGAAGAAAAGCGCGGCGTGAAAGTCGAGTGGACGATGCTGAGCGACGAGCAGCCGGTCCTTCTGAGTGAAGACGTCCTGGATTCTTTGGAACGCAGCTGCCGATCGCTGGGGATCTCGTACCTGAAGATGGCGAGCGGCGCCGGCCACGACGCAATGAACATGGCACGGCGCTGGCCGACCGGGCTGATCTTCGTCCCTTCCAAGGACGGTGTGAGCCACCACCGGGAGGAGTATACGTCCTGGGAACAAATCGGGGTCGGCGCAAGGCTGTTGGAAGAGGAGATCAAAAAATGGGCCGTCGTTCTGGATGCAGATGGCCGTCCGCTAAACGAAGAGGAAGAGGGAAGCCAGCCAAATCAAATGGGGGAGAGCGCATGA
- the nfsA gene encoding oxygen-insensitive NADPH nitroreductase, with translation MPTEVTKLILSHRSIRKFTDQPIANELLEEILSCAQWAPSSHNVQAYSVIVVRSPETKQTLSALAGNQRWVAECPVFLVFCADYYRLEKACEMHGQTLAADEVESLLVGAVDTALAAENVLLAARSHGLGGVMIGGIRNNPRDVATVLGLPKLTIPIMGMCLGYPAQDVEQKPRMPKRAVIHEERYQTETIPDALEEYERASSEYYSRRSQGKRTEGWTMQMADYVSKPRRAHVTPFIKEQGMRLT, from the coding sequence ATGCCGACAGAAGTGACGAAATTGATTTTATCCCATCGCTCCATCCGCAAGTTTACCGACCAGCCGATCGCAAATGAGCTGCTGGAGGAGATTTTGAGCTGCGCGCAGTGGGCGCCGTCGTCGCACAACGTGCAGGCGTACAGCGTGATCGTCGTACGCTCTCCCGAGACGAAGCAGACGCTCTCGGCCCTGGCCGGCAACCAGCGCTGGGTAGCGGAGTGCCCGGTATTCCTCGTGTTTTGCGCCGATTATTACCGGCTGGAAAAAGCGTGCGAAATGCACGGCCAGACGCTGGCTGCCGACGAGGTGGAGAGCCTCTTGGTAGGGGCGGTGGACACGGCGCTGGCGGCGGAAAACGTATTGCTGGCCGCTCGTTCCCATGGACTCGGCGGCGTCATGATCGGAGGCATCCGCAACAACCCGCGGGACGTAGCGACCGTATTGGGGCTGCCCAAGCTGACCATCCCGATCATGGGCATGTGCCTGGGGTATCCGGCCCAGGATGTCGAGCAAAAGCCGCGGATGCCGAAGCGGGCCGTCATCCATGAAGAACGGTATCAGACCGAAACCATTCCGGATGCGCTGGAGGAGTACGAGCGCGCATCGTCCGAGTACTACTCCCGGCGCAGCCAGGGAAAGCGTACGGAAGGTTGGACCATGCAAATGGCGGACTACGTGAGCAAGCCGCGCAGGGCGCATGTCACACCGTTCATCAAAGAGCAGGGAATGCGTCTGACCTAG
- a CDS encoding MFS transporter, producing the protein MQQTVTPHGKVEESKATQIKTLVGSILGYAADGLDMLLLSFVLVFIIKEFGLSPAEAGNLTLVTTIGTLIGSYLFGFLADMYGRIKVFTLTILLYSVGTALIYFASDYSHLAILRFIVGLGVGGEFGIGMAVVTETWSKNKRAKATSGVALGWQLGVLGASVLAALVVPTMGWRTVFLFGLLPALLAAYVRFGLKEPEIWKSKNEYKKHLLQKEKQGTLTQDERQALKQMIGFPLAKLFATKKLTIATIGLTIMSFIQNFGYYGIFSWMPTVLSEKYGYSLAKASGWMLISTVGMLIGIMLFGILADRIGRKKTFAIYYIGGTIACILYFFVFTDQNVLLWGSAMLGFFVNGMMGGFGAVLAENYPAEARSTAENFIFGTGRGLAGFGPAIIGMLTVGGNIMGAMSLVFLVYPIGLLVMLAMVPETKDVELD; encoded by the coding sequence GTGCAACAAACAGTGACACCACATGGAAAAGTGGAGGAAAGCAAAGCGACGCAGATCAAGACCCTGGTTGGCTCCATTCTGGGCTATGCGGCCGATGGACTGGACATGCTGCTCCTGTCGTTCGTCCTCGTGTTTATCATCAAGGAGTTCGGGCTATCTCCCGCAGAGGCGGGCAACCTGACGCTGGTCACCACCATCGGTACCCTGATCGGATCGTATCTGTTCGGCTTCTTGGCCGACATGTACGGGCGCATCAAAGTGTTTACCCTCACCATCTTGCTCTACTCTGTGGGGACTGCCTTGATCTACTTTGCTTCCGACTATTCTCATCTGGCCATTTTGCGTTTCATCGTCGGCCTGGGTGTAGGTGGAGAGTTCGGGATCGGGATGGCCGTCGTGACGGAGACCTGGTCGAAAAACAAGCGGGCAAAAGCGACGTCCGGCGTGGCGCTCGGCTGGCAGTTGGGGGTTCTCGGCGCTTCGGTTCTGGCCGCTTTGGTCGTGCCAACCATGGGCTGGCGTACCGTATTCCTGTTCGGGTTGCTGCCGGCGCTACTGGCAGCGTACGTGCGTTTTGGCTTGAAGGAACCGGAGATTTGGAAGAGCAAAAACGAGTACAAAAAGCATCTGCTGCAGAAAGAAAAACAAGGGACGCTGACGCAGGATGAACGGCAAGCGTTGAAGCAGATGATCGGTTTCCCTTTGGCAAAGCTGTTCGCGACCAAAAAGCTGACAATCGCCACAATCGGCCTCACGATCATGTCCTTCATTCAAAACTTCGGCTACTACGGCATTTTTTCCTGGATGCCGACCGTGCTTTCGGAAAAGTACGGATACAGTCTGGCCAAAGCGAGCGGATGGATGCTCATTTCTACCGTCGGCATGCTGATCGGGATCATGCTCTTCGGGATCCTGGCTGACCGAATCGGCCGGAAAAAGACGTTTGCGATCTACTACATCGGCGGAACGATCGCCTGCATTCTGTACTTTTTTGTCTTCACGGATCAAAACGTACTGCTTTGGGGCAGCGCGATGCTCGGCTTTTTTGTCAACGGAATGATGGGCGGATTCGGAGCGGTGCTGGCGGAAAACTATCCGGCGGAAGCCCGCTCGACTGCGGAAAACTTCATTTTCGGGACGGGGCGCGGGTTGGCCGGATTCGGCCCCGCCATCATCGGGATGCTGACAGTCGGCGGCAACATTATGGGTGCCATGTCACTGGTCTTCCTCGTATATCCGATCGGCCTGTTGGTCATGCTTGCCATGGTGCCGGAAACGAAAGATGTGGAACTGGACTGA
- a CDS encoding PucR family transcriptional regulator ligand-binding domain-containing protein, which produces MAISVGQLMRVGGLRDCRVVAGHRGLSRPVKYVTIMEVPDIVKWLKGDELILSSLFAIKDDAEAQKLLIQQLHERGTAALAIKPHRFIDEIPQSLLDEANRYDFPVIEIPEEISYLEILPPVSHAIFDRKVVLQEDLEQASAVLNEISQSEQGMEPLIETLRMLTKNTITVESMLSYMEVPPLPFAAVPLSAEQVRELAIIRRPVRLQRKCERGEIDCIVAPILLDGKVYGNITCWAFEMDHLEMDLAILEKASTLLALEFLRLKVRFDTEQQFKNEFLRDVLISEHLTLEDVRERGRPYGFSLDEPYICMMVRAEGGELHENPFDLADRIERLLRDSSPSVITCYFRQSVVCLFPAKQGDAEEEVKRRAESLAEKWKKQMALPGELRIGIGRNHGAGLAGLRESLREAQQSILLGSSLGKSGTVVRYNELGIYRLLAHIQDKTEMKSFFDETVGKLFEHDQSSDLQLVKTLRLYFQHDEKLNDTAAALYLHVNTLKYRLRRIEKLTGYSLQQSKGKVMLHIGLLLADLMGDTYRYR; this is translated from the coding sequence ATGGCGATTTCTGTTGGGCAGCTCATGCGCGTAGGCGGGTTGCGGGACTGCCGGGTCGTGGCGGGTCACAGGGGCCTTTCGCGGCCGGTCAAATACGTCACGATCATGGAGGTTCCCGACATCGTCAAATGGCTGAAGGGAGACGAGCTGATTCTCTCCAGCCTGTTTGCGATCAAAGACGACGCGGAGGCGCAAAAGCTCCTGATCCAGCAGCTGCACGAGCGAGGGACGGCGGCGCTGGCAATCAAACCGCACCGGTTCATTGACGAAATCCCGCAGTCCTTGCTGGACGAAGCGAATCGGTACGACTTTCCCGTCATTGAAATCCCGGAGGAAATCAGCTATCTGGAAATCCTGCCTCCGGTCAGCCATGCGATTTTTGACCGGAAAGTCGTGCTGCAAGAGGACTTGGAGCAAGCGAGCGCGGTACTGAATGAAATCTCGCAGAGCGAGCAAGGCATGGAACCTCTGATCGAGACGCTTCGGATGCTGACGAAAAATACGATCACCGTGGAGAGCATGCTCTCTTACATGGAGGTGCCGCCGCTGCCATTTGCCGCCGTTCCTTTGTCTGCGGAGCAGGTGCGCGAGCTGGCCATCATCAGACGGCCTGTCCGGTTGCAGAGGAAGTGCGAGAGGGGGGAGATCGACTGCATCGTCGCACCGATATTGCTGGACGGAAAGGTGTACGGAAACATTACCTGCTGGGCGTTCGAGATGGATCATCTGGAAATGGACCTGGCGATCTTGGAGAAGGCGTCCACGCTGCTTGCTCTGGAGTTTCTGCGCTTGAAGGTCCGCTTCGATACCGAACAGCAATTCAAAAACGAGTTTCTGCGGGATGTCTTGATCAGCGAGCATCTGACGCTGGAAGATGTCCGGGAAAGAGGGCGGCCGTACGGCTTTTCCCTGGACGAGCCTTACATTTGCATGATGGTGCGGGCGGAAGGCGGGGAACTGCACGAGAATCCGTTTGATTTGGCCGATCGGATCGAACGGCTTTTGCGGGATTCTTCGCCGAGTGTCATCACTTGCTACTTCCGCCAGTCCGTGGTCTGTCTATTTCCTGCAAAACAGGGAGATGCCGAAGAGGAGGTAAAGCGGCGGGCCGAGTCTCTTGCAGAAAAGTGGAAAAAACAGATGGCTCTGCCTGGGGAACTGCGCATCGGGATCGGCCGCAACCACGGGGCTGGGCTGGCCGGACTGCGAGAGAGCTTGCGCGAGGCACAACAGTCGATCTTGCTTGGCAGCTCGCTGGGCAAGTCAGGAACAGTCGTCCGATACAACGAGCTCGGCATCTACCGGCTGTTGGCCCACATCCAAGACAAGACGGAGATGAAAAGCTTTTTCGACGAGACGGTCGGCAAGCTGTTCGAGCACGATCAGAGCAGCGACTTGCAGCTCGTCAAAACGCTGCGGCTCTACTTTCAGCACGACGAAAAGCTGAACGACACCGCAGCCGCGCTCTATTTGCACGTGAACACGCTGAAATACCGCTTGCGGCGGATCGAAAAATTGACCGGATACAGCCTGCAGCAGTCAAAAGGAAAGGTCATGCTGCACATTGGGCTTTTGCTGGCGGATCTGATGGGTGACACTTATCGTTATCGATAA
- a CDS encoding dihydroorotate dehydrogenase: protein MMADELNLQVNIGSLTLPCPIMPASGAFGEDMEAIIDFNRLGAVVPKSITKHPRKGNATPRVCETPSGMINSIGIQSKGIEYYMEHVIPYYRRYQVPLISSISAESIEEFAEMSAIIAGAKEVAALELNISCPNLKGNGAAFGMDAQATRDLIREVRQVTKKPLIAKLTPNVTSIQEIALAAEEGGADGLNVANTILAMAIDIHSRKPRIGNVLGGLSGPAVKPIIVRMIYQVHQVTSLPIIGCGGVMNGEDALEMILAGATAVQVGTASFVQPTAMLDILEEIKQYMMQYGIADIQSLVGQVVTGKHNEGES from the coding sequence ATGATGGCGGATGAGCTGAACTTGCAGGTGAATATCGGAAGTCTCACCTTGCCGTGTCCGATCATGCCTGCCTCGGGAGCGTTCGGGGAAGACATGGAAGCGATCATCGACTTCAACCGTCTGGGAGCAGTCGTGCCGAAGAGCATCACCAAGCATCCGCGAAAAGGCAATGCGACTCCCCGCGTCTGCGAGACGCCATCCGGCATGATCAACTCCATCGGGATCCAGAGCAAAGGCATCGAGTACTACATGGAGCACGTCATTCCGTACTACCGCCGTTACCAAGTGCCGCTCATTTCGAGCATCTCGGCGGAGTCCATTGAGGAATTTGCGGAAATGTCGGCGATCATCGCGGGAGCAAAGGAAGTGGCCGCACTCGAGCTGAATATTTCCTGCCCGAACCTGAAAGGAAACGGCGCTGCATTCGGGATGGACGCGCAGGCGACGCGGGATTTGATCCGGGAAGTCCGTCAGGTGACGAAAAAACCGCTGATCGCGAAGCTCACGCCGAATGTCACCAGCATCCAGGAAATTGCGCTGGCGGCGGAGGAAGGGGGCGCGGACGGACTGAACGTGGCCAATACGATCCTGGCGATGGCCATCGACATCCACAGCCGAAAGCCGCGCATCGGCAACGTCCTGGGCGGTTTGTCAGGACCGGCCGTGAAGCCCATCATTGTACGGATGATTTACCAGGTCCATCAGGTCACCTCCCTCCCGATCATCGGCTGCGGTGGCGTGATGAACGGGGAAGACGCGCTCGAGATGATTCTGGCAGGGGCCACCGCCGTACAAGTCGGTACCGCCAGCTTCGTGCAGCCGACAGCGATGCTCGATATTTTGGAGGAGATCAAGCAGTACATGATGCAGTACGGGATTGCGGACATCCAGTCCCTCGTGGGGCAGGTCGTCACGGGGAAACATAACGAGGGGGAATCGTAA